DNA from bacterium:
AACAGCAGCCATACCCGCCATATACCCACCCGGGACTACGCCACAAACATCTCTCTACCTCACCGGCGGGGCCGGGTAGGAAACCCCAGGCCGCGACCGCGCCGGCGGCGAAAACCCGCCCATGGGCCCCGTGGAATGGGTCACCTTCGATTGCTACGGCACGCTCATCGACTGGGAAGGCGGCGTGGCCGACGCGCTCGGGCCGTTCCTCGGCGGGGCGCTCGACCGCGGGACGGTGGCCGCCCGGTACATTGCCGCCGAAGCGGAGGTGGAACACGGCGCCTACCGCCCGTACCGTGAGGTGCTGACCGAGGCCAGCGGCCGTCTCATGCGGCACCTCGGTCATCCGCTGCCCCCGGGACGCGAAGATGTGCTTCCGGAATCCCTGCCGCAGTGGCGGCCCTTCCCGGAAGTGCCGGACGCGCTCCGGCGGCTCCGGGACGGCGGCCTTCGAATCGCCATCCTGTCCAACGTCGATCGCGACCTGATCCAGGCATCGGTCCGGCAACTCGGCGTCACGCCCGATCTTGTCATCACCGCCGAGGAATGCGGCAGTTACAAACCCGCACCGGCCCACTGGGAGATGTTCGGTACGCGCGCACAGGCCGGACCGGACCGGGCGATCCACGTCGGGGCCAGCCTCTACCACGACATGATCCCTGCCGGCCGCCTGGGCTACCGAACGGTGTTTATCAACCGCCATGGTGAGCCGGTCGCCGGCGTACGGCCGACGCGCGTGCTGGCGGACCTGGCGTTGCTGCCGCAGACCATCGGCGAACTCGGCGCGAAGTCTATGGCAGGTTGACACCCCGCGGCGGACTTGGATATGCTGATACCGCATCCAACGCCGCGTGCCGAAGTGGCGGAATTGGCAGACGCGCTACGTTCAGGGCGTAGTGGGCGA
Protein-coding regions in this window:
- a CDS encoding haloacid dehalogenase type II, which codes for MGPVEWVTFDCYGTLIDWEGGVADALGPFLGGALDRGTVAARYIAAEAEVEHGAYRPYREVLTEASGRLMRHLGHPLPPGREDVLPESLPQWRPFPEVPDALRRLRDGGLRIAILSNVDRDLIQASVRQLGVTPDLVITAEECGSYKPAPAHWEMFGTRAQAGPDRAIHVGASLYHDMIPAGRLGYRTVFINRHGEPVAGVRPTRVLADLALLPQTIGELGAKSMAG